The DNA window GAATCAAAATGTTTAGTCTCTGAACAAATAGAACACCTTGAAAATGGCACTTATTCTACTTTTGATATTTCTTTGgatttaaaaatctaaaatctaaaacagcaataattcatttttaatgacCACTTTctagcctttttttttattgttgacTATAATAAGTTGGATAAGTTGGATACTGAGTCTTAAATATTTCTGCTTAATTTTGTCTGACAGTACGGAGCACTGAGACAATGGCTATGCCATTGCTGGGAAAAATATTATTGGTCAGTGAGATTTCACAGAAATCATAAAGattgaattaaataatttgtCTGAAATTGTAAAATGTGGACATACATTAATTATTTGCTATTGTGCCTtcacaaaaacaattaattcagtgtttttcagggtttttttttcagtccaaATAAGGACTGAGGATGGAATGGTGTATATTGACATTTCAGTGTTTACATATTGCCTCCAACTATTTTGTATTAAAAAGCTAGGAAAAATTATTTTCCTTGATCCTTTTAAAGACTTGTGTTTACATTATGAACATGTCACATGTTCCATGACTTCAGAGCATGGAGCGAAGTTACTGGCATGGTAGGAATCTTTGTACTGTAAAGAGACTGAGCTTACTAATAAAGACAGAttaatacattcactcacagacagaaCGTACTTGTACTGTATACTTCTACTCCAGCACTTCCCGGCAGATTAAACACACTGAAGGAGGAGACTGGGCCACAAAAGCACCAAAGTTGACAAGAAAAGAACATGAGTGCTGGAAGTGTGACTGGAATAAGTAAAGAGGGAAATATGTCGATCACAGAAAGGAAAGAATGAACACAAGTGAAGAAAATGAGAATTTAGAGGACAGACTGGACACTCACTGACCTCTATACCTCAAGTCTTTTTATTTGTTCTCTCCCCACCCCTCTTGTGCTAATGTTTAAAACATCTCTGGCTTCCTTCCCTGGCCTTTTAAGGAGAAGAGTCCccctctattttctctctctatctctctctctctctctctctgtctgtctctctctctttctcatcccccccacaccccactCTGGTTTTCGCCTGCTCTGCCCAGAGAAGCTTAGACTCATGAAGCAATGTTTACCTCAGTTAGCATTAGCTTGGCTAGCataacacatttatttctgtactttttgGGTTTGGGCTGCATAGCAAGAGCACACTTTCAGAGGGAGAGTTTACCATATTATGGTGCATTCCGCCTCATGGGTCCGGCTCTCATCGACTCGACTTGACACACCTCAGCTCGCttaaacccagctcttccgagagtatcttttgcactgaaagtctttctctaatgcacttattacttcctggcatattgcacttaatgtaaggtataattgtataactgtataattagtgctgtagtttgaatgttagatcctcttttgtaagtcactttggataaaagcatctgccaaatgcataaaatgtaaaatgtaaatgtaaatgtaaagcttgtcgcttttccaccgGCAGGCCTCCCCCACAAAATAGAACTGGtggcttaaaaaaaaacctctaacaggaatcgttagagctttcactggaaatgttCGTCTGCCATCGGCCCTAgaagcatataaacctcttcaaaacacctcgaggtaaatttgcaagctgccattgtgaaagctgctgtaactcaagagattttacaagcggcgaGATTTGAATGAGCCCTGCATTTCCTGGTGATAGACATGTCTCTCTgtccaatcagcgctctgcagagtttacacgtcaccattgAGTATCTACTCTGCACGGTTGGAACCCCCGAAGGAGCTTGGACTGGAAACTTGCCCTGTTCCAGGGGCCAGGttccagatttggccagtggacaAGCAAAAGAGCTGTGCTGAGTCGAGTAGAGTTGTGTAgagtccatgcagtggaaaagcgccattagaTCCTACTCTCAGCCTCACATGAATGATTGAAACACATTTCGCAAACTCAATGATTATTTAATGAGAGAAGATTTCATTTCACCAACACACAGCAATCGCAGTATCCTATTCCAGATACAGTACACCCTGGGGCAGagtacagttacacacacaagTTTTCTCTCAcccatgcactcacacattcatactcaCTCAAAAAATGTCTTGGTCTTAATGTAAAAAGCTGCAGCCCATAACAGATGTGCAGTTTCCATTGCTTTtcacaggtgtttttttttttttctttttttttttgaagataaTAAATTAAGTGCTAAACCTGTTGGTGAGAGTCCTGTACTGAATTTGTCTCACTCCTGGAGACCTGTTTATATAAAAATTCACAGCAGCCTTGGTAGAGCAAACATGCCCCCACCAACCACACGccaataatatatttaagtgCCTTTTCttcaacatttttcatttttcacaatGTTTTACAATGATGTTGGTGGTTCTTCTGGGAAATAAATGCCTTAAAAATCAGAAGCAAAAACATCCTCCCATACATTCTTAAAAAAAGCAGGTGCTATAGATGCTTCCGCTTTGTTTGATGCTGTCAAAGAGCTACTTTTGGATCCCCAAACAACCAAGATGTATGAAGAGATTTGTGAGTGGAAACCTTAAAGTAGTTTCACATAACATATAAATGCTGCATGCCAGTTAATGGCATTGTACTACAACCTTTACCTTAAGGAGATTTTCTTTAAAACTTTCACAAAAGTGTTGATAAagcatattatttatttttaaatatattaattgaaTATTCCACTAAAATTGTGGTGCGATATTCTCAAACCACTGGTGTATTTATCTAATCTGATAAACAACATGAAATCTTATAATTTAAGGGGAGTGTTATATTTGTGCGCGTCAACACATTCTATTTACATAGAGTAATATCGAGGTAGTAAGTAATTAACAAATTATAATCACTTATAATTGACACAAAATCCCAAAAACATGCTGAAGTGTTTTTATCTTTCCAGACTAGAGCTGAATGATATTTCCATATCAATATATATCCAAtatatgatatgatttttaaacacattttcaatatacattatttacgacggggcggcacggtggcgcagcaggtagtgtcgcagtcacacagctccaggggacctggaggttgtgggttcgattcccactccgggtgactgtctgtgaggagttggtgtgttctccccgtgtccgcgtgggtttcctccgggtgctccggtttcctcccacagtccaaaaacacacattggtaggtggactggtgactcaaaagtgaatgtgtgtgtgtctgtgttgccctgtgaaggactggcttgCACCCTGCCCTGCCAATTCCTGCCttccacccaatgattccaggtaggctctggacccaccgtgaccctgaactggataagcggttacagataatggatgaatgaattatttacgACATCAGTCACTGATGTTTATTACAGGGCACTTTCatactatttttttaaaactagtttaaaaatattaataatgcacAAAGTCAagaggttgttgtttgatggtgatgtcatgttgctttcagttcttggccagtttttctgtggcttttttattgttcgtattgatatcggaattatatcttattgaccgaaattaagaaatatattgtgatataaattttggccatattgtccagctctaTTCCAGATTATGTTGAACCCAAGAATAGATGCACTTCTGCATCCTGTGAAAGCATATGGGAGGGAATTTTTGCATGGCATCCGTCTGTAGAAGTAATTTTTGAAAATCACACcaacatcatttaaaaatagtttctgtatatatacatttttagtcatatatatatatatatatatatatatatatatatatataaatatatatgactAAAAATGTCAGCATTCCCTCGTAATTAAATTAGTGCAAACCATAATAAGCACTGGAGTGGTTAAAGAGAAGAAGACAAATATCATGCTCCTTCTTCTTGTTCAAGTTCTTCCCCTTCATACTCATAGTCCATCTCTGCTCTCTCATACTCTAACTCCGCCCCTCCGTAACCCACATAGCACTCGCCCTCACAGATAAGCTCCTCCCTCTCATACTCAAGCCCCTCCTCCTCATAAGCAAGCTCTGCCTCCTTGAGTGCTGTATTAGGCCTTTCGGCCTCCCCCTCTTCCCCGTCATTTCCTTGTATTCCCACTTCCTCCTCAGTTGGGGGTGCTGATGGCACCGTGCCGTTTGCGGCTGCCGTGTCACTGGCTGCTGCCAGAGAGCTGCTGCTCATCCTTAGTTTCTTCAGGATCCCGATGATGACCGGTGCAGCCGCTGCAGCCGCTGCAGCTTCTTCCGCTTCCCTCTGTGCTCTTTCCTTCGCGTCCTTTCTCCTTTCCCTGACCTGCAGGGCTTCTTCTGCCCCTTCCCCAACAATGAAGACCTCCTCCCCTACCCTTGGAGGCCCCTTGACAGGATTGTGGTCATAAGAGAAGAGCCGGAGCGCTGGGAGGTGCAGCAAACTGGGGATTTCGGAGATGCGGTTGCGGTCTAAGTCCAGGATCTCCAGCTGATCCATCTTCAGTAGCACCCGTGGAAACTCCTGGAAGCGATTGCCATAGAGCCAGAGTCCTCGGAGCGCCTCCATGCGCCACAGGTCGGAGGGTAGTGTGCGCAGGCGGTTATCGCCCAACTGCAGTGAGCGAAGATGGGGCAAGTCATAAAGCTGCTTAGGGAAATGCTGGAAGTAGTTGCTTTCCACCCAGAGGCAGCGCAGGCTCTGCAGATTCCGAATATCTGGTGGCAGGCTCATCAGCCGATTGCTGCCAAGGTACAGGCGTGTGAGATTGGCCAGCTGGCACACGGCCAGGGGAACGTCGTCCAATTTGTTGAAGTCCAGCGCCAGTATACGCAGGCCCTGCAGTTGCGAGATTCCATCAGGCAGCTTGCGCAGGCGGTTGCCGCACAAGTAGAGCTTCTCAAGATGAGCCAGGCCCAGCACCTGCTTAGGAAGGCGACGAAATTTATAGTAGCTCAGGTCCAGCACCGGATCTCCACTAGCAAGAAGTTCGTCCACCCCCAATGGCAGCTCTTCATCCTGggcctcctcttcctcctgtttTTCTTTAACCACTTCTTGTTCCTCCTTGTCACCATCCTctcctttttccttttctttctcttctcctccGTCTTCCTCGCCTTCTTTCCGAGAGGAGTTGCCCATCCCAGCGTATCACggcgtgtgtgtgggtgcaggggtgtgtgtgcatgtgggggggtggatgtgagtgtgtggtggtcTGTCGGGATGCTTTACCCCTTCTCTGTGAGCTACACTCAGCAGGTCTGTCCCAGCAGAGAGTGATGCTGCGTGTGGACTCATGATGCGTCTCATGCGGGACAGTCCCAGGATGGCAATGTCCGACGTCAGCGCAAACACACTTTACAATGGACTCTCATGCTGAATAATGCAATAGCCTAACAGCTGTGTAACATATAGTaatggtagtagtagtagtaatagtagtagtagtagtagtaatagtaatagtagtagtagtaattatAGCATTGGTGGTAGTAGCTGTGGCCAGAGCACTGTTTAATTTTGCCAGGGTCATTCAAAAGGTGCTCCAGTGTTCAGCTAGCCACTCCTAGACCAGGGCGCTTGTCCAGGGGAGCTGTCAAAAGCCCGCTATGACACTGACCAGATAAACGGTGCTGTGCTGAAACAGCGCTCCCCCGCCGTCCTCGCGCGTACGCATCCATAGCTcagattaaaaacacaaactttagcttagtgtttctctctcattcccgCCACTTTTCACTATCGTGGAGCAGTGTTCACCATGGCTGTGCCGAGGAGCCGTCCTCACCGTTGTAATCCCTCAAACTCCCGCACGAAGTCCCGTTTACAGTCCTGCACCAGCCCCCCGTCTCCGGACAgcggtgtatgtgtgtggagtGACCTAGCCGCGACGGTGTTATTCCGCGCGAGGAAGTCAACTCTCACGGAGCCCACGCTGGGAACGAACCGCTTCTCTTGTTTTTCACGCTCTTTCTCACTGGAAAAACTTCGCACTGAGTTTCCCGCCTTAGGACCGAGGAAAAAAGTGGACTGTAGCCGAAGAATTGTCCCTCACTTAGCGCTGTGTTCAGGGCGACTCTCCGCTCGAGCTCCAGCCTGAGGAAAACTCaatcgctcgctctctctctcgctctctctctctctctctctctctctctctctctctcctccctagCAACCGGAAAAGAGACATACACAAACTGAtcacatggagagagagagagagagagagagagcacttacATTTCCTTAAACTTATAATGAAATTACCATCTGAGTCATTCCATGAGATCGGTGCCAAATGGCCATTCTAATTGGATTTTTTCATGCCAAGTAACAGTTTTTTTCTCCATAGTTTCAATTacatattactattatttaaaaaatatcccCACCTCAGTGACCACAGTTATATTTCTGTGTAAAGTAACATTATGAATAACAGCCTAGCAACACTGAATGTGCGTGATAGAGTGGTTTGTGATGGGGTGGGGTATTTCACACAGCCAAAATGTCTCTTATCTAGATTAGAGCCTCTAAAATCTCATTGAATATTCAATAAGAAAAGGTAATCACATAACTATCTGAGAACATTacaaccaaaacaaaaataccTCTTTGTCTTATCTGCCTATTTGTTTTGTGTGGTGGGTAGATATGTTTAGGCTTAATGGACCATGTAAGGACTGGCTAAAACATCACAtaattaatgttaatgaaaGCAAAATTTAGTAGTTTGAACTTGCCTCATTAGAAGACTTGTGTCATCACTTCCTCTCTATCATGTCACTTGAAGCTTGTTATTTCTACACCAGTATTTAACTGCAGTGGTGTGAAAAGCAAACCCAGTGATTGATGAATTCATGATTCTCACTTTAGATGAGTGTTTGTATTGAGATTTTAATGTGGTCATCCACAAGCATTGTAGCAATCCTGTAAGAGATGAATACTAATGTGTCTAGTCAGTGACATTTACAGCCAGTCACCCTTTATTTTCACCCCTTATTATTTACAACATGCCACTGGACAGCAGAGTTCCAGCGACCTTATAAGTGGACTCTGTAGTACTGCAATTACAGACCATGATCCATCTATGTTCTGTATGTTTATTAAGTCCatgttcaccctgttctttaatggtcatgACCCCAagaggaccatcacagagcaggtatgattttggtagtgGAAccttctcagcgctgcagtgacactgatgtggtggtgatgtgtttgtattgtactggtacaagtggatcagactcagcagtggtctgctgttttcttttttttcactgaTGAATTGAGAGAATAGTCCACATCCCAAAAATGTTCGTGTTTCCAATGATGAAGGACTAGTGGACGACCAACATAaagtgtgcagcaacagatgagctactgtcatccaacagaaaagaaaattgcaaagaaaataaaaacagggcCATGCTTCATCATttgttttctggggctgttgTCAAGGCGACTCAAGGCACTTTTACTGAAGTTGCTACACTCaatgttcacaagctcagcaggaagCCTCTGAAACTATACTCTGTATTATTTTAGACATAGCAAAAAGACTATATAACAAGTTTGTCTGCTACTATATTGCATGGCTATGGGGATGAAAGTGCTGTCCCAAATGCTGTCCCACAGTACTGCTTTATCAGACCTGTATTATCAGCTCTTTATGAGGATGTCTCTACTGGTTCTGTTCAAATTTGCAGTCACACTTTCCTTCTCTGGTTGTCTAGAGTTAGGTTTAGAGATATGGTTAGGTTTAAATCTAAGGTTAAGATTAGTGTTAGGTTTATGTTCAGGTTTAGGGTTTATTCTGAACTTATTTCTTCTTTGTAGCGTGCTACAGATACCATGGTCCAAATGGTTTGAAAGTCATTTTGTTGACCAGCATCTATGTACACAGTGAAAGGAGGCAGAAAATATTGATAATTAGTTGACTCCCAGAGAATTGATTCTTTGACTCCAAAGCATCTGGGAGTCAGAATCAACTCTTGATCAATGTTTCAAAGAGTCAGAACTCGGGGTTTCAGTTTGCTTTACATATATGTATCATATATCACTGATCTGAACCAAATATAAATAGTGGGTAAACCACATATAAACGTTTAACCCTGACACTATCTTTTTATTTATGGCTTTGGTGCTGTCTTGGTCAAAACAGACAGCAGCTTTTTGAGCAGCAGCAGCGAAACAGCCCCAGAAAAGAAGGTACAGAGCGTTCTCCTGATGATTTCCCTGCATTTAATTAATGTAGCTTTATTAACTAATtaccttttgtgtgtgtgtgtgtgtgtgggggggggggtttcagTGTCTGGGTAGATTTCTTATGATGATGTAGTTGATAAATTTGCATTAAAGACGGCAAGAACGGTTCAGATTTAATGTGAGTTGTGCAGTTATCTAGTATGTTCCTTGACTGAATTTCAATAATGTAATAATTCCTGTCCCCCAGAACCCCAATTTGAGTGGGAGAGTGGCaaggtgtgtgtgaaatgtgggTTTGCCTGCGGTGCCACAAAAATAGAACCCCCACTGACTTTCTTATTTTATATCAAAAGCTTTAAACACAAGGTCACAATGTCCACTAACCTGAGGAAGATGGTGAGAAGGAGATATATACAACCACATacaaaggttaaaaaaaagacagaatatAAATGCCTCCTGGTGTGGCTTAGAGAAGAACACAAGCTGTGTCCAGAAATGAAAACCCAAGAATGAAAATAGAGTTGAAAAACACTCTTCAGGATCAAAGTCTGTGCCCATTGTTCAACCCATTGTAACTAGAGCTCATATGAAAAGAGTTAAGTCTGTTGGAAGTGTCTGTCATGTGCTGGTAAACTTAGACAAGGTTGGACAAGGAGGTAAGGTTTTGTAAACCTTCTATCAACTTCCATTTCAGCCTCACCCTCTAGTGGTGActtaacacaacacacagaggtatttgatttttttttctgggactTTAAAATGCAGGCTATTTTTCAGTTATTAAGtttatatgtaataatatgAATTA is part of the Hoplias malabaricus isolate fHopMal1 chromosome 4, fHopMal1.hap1, whole genome shotgun sequence genome and encodes:
- the LOC136695707 gene encoding leucine-rich repeat-containing protein 10B produces the protein MGNSSRKEGEEDGGEEKEKEKGEDGDKEEQEVVKEKQEEEEAQDEELPLGVDELLASGDPVLDLSYYKFRRLPKQVLGLAHLEKLYLCGNRLRKLPDGISQLQGLRILALDFNKLDDVPLAVCQLANLTRLYLGSNRLMSLPPDIRNLQSLRCLWVESNYFQHFPKQLYDLPHLRSLQLGDNRLRTLPSDLWRMEALRGLWLYGNRFQEFPRVLLKMDQLEILDLDRNRISEIPSLLHLPALRLFSYDHNPVKGPPRVGEEVFIVGEGAEEALQVRERRKDAKERAQREAEEAAAAAAAAPVIIGILKKLRMSSSSLAAASDTAAANGTVPSAPPTEEEVGIQGNDGEEGEAERPNTALKEAELAYEEEGLEYEREELICEGECYVGYGGAELEYERAEMDYEYEGEELEQEEGA